In the genome of Mycoplasma seminis, one region contains:
- the dcm gene encoding DNA (cytosine-5-)-methyltransferase has product MQGGKRENSGRKLLPENEKKKGITIYLSQDDYQNIESSIIGNSFSSKCNWILHYGIEKYLQEQKSEIKFIDLFAGLGGIRIGFEQGFKTLGLKTKCVFSSEIKKHAIAAYKHNFNDEKIFGDITKISTSEIPDFDFLLAGFPCQPFSSAGNRLGFNDTRGTLFFDIERILKDKQPYGFILENVEGLVTHDGGNTLAVIINSLNDLGYITNYEVIDSAKFGLAQSRKRIYIVGVKKGSIDLHQNFIYSTASFQDIQENIQLESKSDFVTKLLQNYSPKELFGKSIRDKRGGSDNIHSWDIDAKGKTTAKQKELLNTLLKERRKKKWAEEIGIPWMDGMPLTLKQIQTFYNDDNLQEMLDDLVDKKYLVLEHPKTLVDNKRVYDESKPMGYNIVTGKLSYEFSRVLDPSGITPTLVATDIEKIGVYDNDNIRKLTIREGLRLFGFPETYSLEFLKYREAFDLLGNTVCVPVIKQIAQKLAANYKQHNKEIKNK; this is encoded by the coding sequence ATGCAAGGCGGAAAAAGAGAAAATTCAGGTAGAAAATTATTACCAGAAAATGAAAAGAAAAAAGGAATTACTATTTATTTGTCACAAGATGATTATCAAAATATAGAATCAAGCATAATTGGGAATTCTTTCTCAAGTAAATGTAATTGAATATTACACTATGGAATAGAAAAATATTTACAAGAACAAAAATCAGAAATAAAATTTATTGATTTATTTGCAGGATTAGGTGGAATTAGAATAGGTTTTGAACAAGGATTTAAGACCCTTGGTTTAAAGACTAAATGTGTTTTTTCATCAGAAATTAAAAAGCATGCAATTGCAGCTTATAAACATAATTTTAATGATGAAAAAATATTTGGTGATATTACTAAAATTTCAACAAGCGAAATACCTGATTTTGACTTTTTACTAGCCGGATTCCCATGTCAACCTTTTTCTTCTGCAGGAAATAGACTTGGTTTTAATGATACACGTGGTACTTTATTTTTTGATATTGAAAGAATTTTAAAAGATAAACAACCTTATGGTTTTATTTTGGAAAATGTTGAAGGTTTAGTTACTCATGATGGAGGTAATACTCTAGCTGTTATTATAAATTCATTAAACGATTTAGGATATATCACAAATTATGAAGTTATTGATTCTGCTAAATTTGGCCTAGCACAAAGCCGTAAAAGAATTTATATAGTAGGAGTTAAGAAAGGTTCAATTGACCTTCACCAAAATTTCATTTATTCAACAGCAAGTTTTCAAGATATACAAGAAAATATACAATTAGAAAGCAAATCTGATTTTGTGACTAAATTGTTGCAAAATTATTCTCCTAAAGAGTTATTTGGTAAATCCATAAGAGATAAAAGAGGGGGCAGCGATAACATCCATTCCTGAGACATAGATGCAAAAGGAAAAACGACAGCTAAACAAAAAGAATTATTAAATACTCTTTTAAAAGAAAGACGTAAGAAAAAATGAGCCGAAGAAATTGGTATTCCTTGAATGGATGGAATGCCTTTGACATTAAAACAAATTCAAACATTTTACAATGATGATAATTTACAAGAGATGTTAGATGATTTAGTTGATAAAAAATATTTAGTTTTAGAACATCCAAAAACATTAGTTGATAATAAGCGTGTATATGATGAAAGCAAACCTATGGGTTATAACATTGTGACTGGTAAATTATCTTATGAATTTTCTAGAGTTCTAGATCCAAGCGGTATTACACCTACATTAGTTGCTACAGATATAGAAAAAATAGGTGTGTACGATAATGATAATATTAGAAAACTCACTATCCGTGAAGGACTAAGATTATTTGGATTTCCTGAAACATATTCATTAGAATTTTTAAAATATCGAGAAGCATTTGATTTGTTAGGAAATACTGTTTGTGTGCCTGTGATTAAGCAAATAGCTCAAAAGCTTGCAGCTAATTATAAGCAGCATAATAAAGAAATAAAAAATAAATAA
- the gpmI gene encoding 2,3-bisphosphoglycerate-independent phosphoglycerate mutase, translated as MKKTVLIVIDGLGLREEKQGNAFALANTPTFDNLLKNYPNSVLQASGEFVGLPKGQMGNSEVGHLNIGAGTVVYTGLSLIQKALDDGTFKDNKAFLEAFEAVKKNNKTLHVMGLLSPGGVHSLEDHLFELLESAHQHGVKNVSVHVFGDGRDVAPRSIKASLEKLEKITQEYGYNIASVAGRFYAMDRDSMFDRVEKAYEAILGNSENKFTSALAYVDEQYSQDISDEFFVPAINANLSKENFVQDGDSIIFFNFRPDRARQLTHLFIGSPLYQVKPQHPRAIDKFVSMMKYEGINTIIAFDEMQITMPIGRVLELAGKKQLRIAETQKYAHVTYFMDGGNDIEFKNSKRIMVDSLKVESYADAPQMSAEGITDELLANALDFDVTIMNYANPDMVGHTGVLSAAIQAVEFLDSQIARVIQWAQANDVTVFITADHGNAEITEDANGKPATKHTSSPVMLVCSDKSVTLADGKLANVAPTVLDYIGVKQPKEMDEKSLLIVLNP; from the coding sequence ATGAAAAAAACAGTATTAATTGTTATTGATGGGTTAGGACTTAGAGAAGAAAAGCAAGGGAATGCTTTTGCTTTAGCTAATACCCCTACATTTGATAACTTACTTAAAAATTATCCAAACTCAGTTTTACAAGCTTCAGGAGAATTTGTTGGATTACCTAAAGGACAAATGGGAAACTCAGAAGTTGGACACTTAAACATCGGAGCTGGAACTGTAGTTTACACAGGGCTTTCATTGATTCAAAAAGCACTTGATGATGGTACTTTTAAAGATAATAAAGCTTTTTTAGAAGCTTTTGAAGCTGTTAAGAAAAATAATAAAACATTACATGTAATGGGACTTTTATCTCCTGGTGGAGTTCACTCACTTGAAGATCATTTATTTGAATTATTAGAATCAGCACATCAACATGGTGTTAAAAATGTTTCAGTGCATGTTTTTGGTGATGGACGTGATGTTGCGCCTAGAAGTATTAAAGCTTCACTTGAAAAATTAGAAAAAATTACTCAAGAATATGGTTATAACATCGCTTCAGTTGCTGGAAGATTTTATGCAATGGACCGTGATTCTATGTTTGATAGAGTTGAAAAAGCTTATGAAGCAATTTTAGGAAATTCAGAAAACAAATTTACTTCTGCATTAGCTTATGTTGATGAACAATATTCACAAGATATTTCAGATGAATTCTTTGTTCCAGCAATTAATGCTAACTTAAGCAAAGAAAACTTTGTTCAAGATGGTGATTCAATTATTTTCTTCAACTTTAGACCTGATAGAGCAAGACAACTTACACACTTATTTATTGGTTCACCTTTATACCAAGTTAAACCTCAACACCCAAGAGCAATTGATAAATTTGTTTCAATGATGAAATATGAAGGAATTAATACAATTATTGCTTTTGATGAAATGCAAATTACAATGCCGATAGGTAGAGTGCTTGAACTTGCGGGTAAAAAACAACTTAGAATTGCTGAAACACAAAAATATGCCCATGTAACATACTTCATGGATGGTGGAAATGATATTGAATTCAAAAATTCAAAACGTATTATGGTTGATTCATTAAAAGTTGAATCATATGCTGATGCACCTCAAATGTCTGCTGAAGGAATCACAGATGAATTACTTGCTAATGCGCTTGATTTTGATGTAACTATTATGAATTACGCTAACCCTGACATGGTTGGACATACAGGAGTTTTATCAGCTGCAATCCAAGCAGTAGAATTCTTAGATTCACAAATTGCTCGTGTTATTCAATGAGCACAAGCTAATGACGTAACTGTATTTATTACAGCAGACCACGGGAATGCTGAAATTACAGAAGATGCAAATGGTAAACCTGCTACAAAACACACCAGCTCACCAGTTATGTTAGTTTGTTCAGATAAAAGTGTTACACTTGCGGATGGAAAACTTGCTAATGTAGCGCCTACAGTGCTTGATTACATTGGTGTAAAACAACCTAAAGAAATGGATGAAAAATCATTATTAATTGTACTGAACCCCTAA
- a CDS encoding IS30 family transposase: MLSNAKHYQNNLICLKFRAKSRNSKYSTEFTTRYSHYVLRPYLDKSKLKMLNTKIQNIKQYSPREFTIEKMKDLFNKLKDEWSLLEISRQMSCDIKTIREQIEKASEEYRVQTSLFCKICKRHVGAFSYLSINEWTKSKIYTRENTLDGKRITSLEKWKPLHEFTQDLISKHKEYRSLTTAEKKRLTSEQLVYYRKTSLQKILDKFEDYVKENNLQNVFIPTVQGFYEYIDRYYVDFEYKILTLKRKYGIAKSRLKKPKKAKIKSKLKFAKSVHERSEKINIREEFGHYEIDTVQFKKTSKYCLVTLLERKTRMLFAMYSKRDAVSVRLALEKLICKYSLKILTLTMDNGLENSELHKVKSIKEFYVCDPYSSWQKGSLENAHKEIRKIIPKGYEPQFICENFIFELIDLINKDKRNYYFENSQYPVRISPFELFKNYTKI, translated from the coding sequence ATGCTATCAAACGCAAAACATTACCAAAATAATTTAATTTGTTTGAAATTTAGAGCTAAATCTAGAAATTCAAAATACTCAACTGAATTTACAACTCGTTATAGTCATTACGTCTTAAGACCGTATTTAGATAAATCAAAACTTAAGATGTTAAATACTAAAATTCAAAATATCAAACAGTATTCACCTAGAGAATTTACAATAGAAAAAATGAAAGATTTGTTCAATAAATTAAAAGATGAATGAAGTCTTTTAGAGATTTCAAGACAAATGTCTTGTGATATTAAAACCATTAGGGAACAAATTGAAAAAGCATCTGAGGAGTATAGAGTCCAAACATCATTATTCTGCAAAATTTGCAAAAGACATGTTGGTGCTTTTTCGTACCTTTCAATAAACGAATGAACCAAATCAAAAATCTATACAAGAGAAAATACCTTGGATGGAAAAAGAATAACATCATTAGAAAAATGAAAACCATTACACGAATTTACGCAAGATTTAATTTCCAAACATAAAGAATATAGAAGTTTAACAACAGCCGAAAAGAAAAGACTAACAAGCGAACAACTTGTTTATTATAGAAAAACTTCGTTGCAAAAAATATTAGATAAGTTTGAGGATTATGTAAAAGAAAATAATCTACAAAATGTTTTTATTCCTACCGTACAGGGCTTTTATGAATATATCGACAGATATTATGTTGATTTTGAATATAAAATACTTACTTTAAAAAGAAAGTATGGAATCGCAAAAAGCAGACTAAAGAAACCTAAAAAAGCAAAAATTAAATCTAAATTAAAATTTGCAAAAAGTGTTCACGAGCGTTCAGAAAAAATAAATATAAGAGAAGAATTTGGACACTATGAAATAGATACTGTTCAGTTCAAAAAGACAAGTAAATATTGCTTAGTTACATTGCTAGAAAGAAAAACTAGAATGTTATTTGCGATGTATTCTAAAAGAGATGCAGTCTCCGTCAGATTAGCGCTTGAAAAGCTGATATGCAAATATAGCTTGAAAATTCTAACTTTAACAATGGACAATGGTTTAGAAAATTCTGAACTTCATAAAGTAAAATCCATAAAAGAATTTTATGTATGTGACCCTTATTCTTCATGACAAAAAGGAAGTTTAGAAAACGCACATAAAGAGATTAGAAAGATTATTCCAAAAGGTTATGAACCACAGTTTATTTGTGAAAATTTCATATTTGAATTAATTGATTTAATTAATAAAGATAAACGAAATTATTACTTTGAAAATAGTCAATATCCAGTTAGAATTTCACCATTTGAATTATTTAAAAATTACACAAAAATTTAA
- a CDS encoding IS3 family transposase codes for MFAASQIRKSHYYYWEKHFLTPIDKDFELKETIQKIFEESNKTYGYRRITMELHNRSINVNHKKVLKLMKLLNLVVYRRKHKKYSSYKGQIGPIADNLIQRNFISKKPLEKLFTDITEFKLFDDLKVYLSLVVDGFNGEILSAAVSLSPNLQLIKDTFEPLIKSRNLSGCIIHSDQGWHYQHKYFVNLLKANNIIQSMSRKGNSPDNGLVESLFGTIKLEFFYPNKNNFTNLNNFVEKLFDYLDFYNNKRIKIRLKGKTQLSTEKILKI; via the coding sequence TTATTTGCTGCTTCGCAAATAAGAAAATCTCATTATTACTATTGAGAAAAACATTTTTTAACTCCTATTGATAAGGATTTTGAATTAAAAGAAACAATTCAAAAGATATTTGAAGAAAGTAACAAAACTTATGGTTACAGAAGAATCACTATGGAATTACACAACAGAAGTATTAATGTAAATCATAAAAAGGTTCTAAAACTAATGAAATTACTTAATTTAGTCGTTTATAGAAGAAAACATAAGAAATATTCATCTTACAAAGGACAAATAGGACCAATTGCAGATAATTTAATCCAAAGAAATTTCATAAGCAAGAAACCTTTAGAAAAGCTTTTTACAGATATCACAGAATTTAAACTTTTTGATGATTTAAAGGTTTATTTATCTTTAGTAGTAGATGGATTTAATGGTGAAATTTTATCAGCCGCCGTTTCATTGAGTCCTAATTTACAATTAATAAAAGATACTTTTGAACCATTAATTAAAAGCAGAAATTTAAGTGGTTGCATAATTCATTCAGACCAAGGCTGACATTATCAACATAAATATTTTGTTAACTTATTAAAAGCTAACAATATTATCCAAAGTATGTCAAGAAAAGGAAATAGTCCGGATAATGGATTAGTTGAATCCTTATTTGGAACAATAAAATTGGAATTCTTTTACCCAAACAAAAACAATTTCACAAATCTTAATAATTTTGTGGAAAAATTATTTGACTATCTTGACTTTTATAACAATAAAAGAATTAAAATTAGATTGAAAGGAAAAACCCAATTGAGTACAGAAAAGATTTTGAAAATCTAA
- a CDS encoding AAA domain-containing protein: protein MFENILNKLLDTSTKNNLVKLKQEKFLEIFKIIKRNENPYRIVAKDEKLKENKNYIVTEIWREDEIAKLLNKFIKINSLSIEETGINLLNITFGSIKWVDRDKNELNSPLFTFNCDLWKEKDEYLLDFNFSNIEPNFTLIFKFKNEYGFDLLPRLKQVLDSIDNLDELEKEIQNLNSIVEFLPKSIKQDVSFEVNSFLGVFTYSKISIYNDLEQNKKKLFNSPFYKQLNGEASNFDFELISDKDIDEKIDYLDYYHCLDSDGSQEKAIQAAIQGHSFVLQGPPGTGKSQTISNIITELMSRGKKVLFVAEKTAAVDVVYNTLSAKGFDKFILRLHSDDNNTQFAKKLLSDYEQTKAYNKINQEFKTEMSKNISDYVNLINDYENILVDSETNKIPLFTLFNNYLEIKQHLPISESFSFPRSYDENEVRDICDILKNYQSLLGNFKNISNSKWFLANHSYEIDFNNLMNNLNTLKNNLNQINYLLGNSDFIFIKNNDLFKEIEKIKNIAFILTKTTWNKKNNFSFNDEIKYLKDTAKQYNKISKSLNASNITPSINERNIEFLKQWLKANSNGFYRAFSKKYKEQKAILKETNFNTNAPLLNYKQAKKFYKRSLKATKTFKNIANIIPNLSFEFNIEDIPLVNNLIVNFESLKNQFNDSEFIFAVNYTKEVAPVARSSFDNFQDLVDSIQVSYQELFKNFKVELEATNYFTIIDFINQLIKEQNSGYVILNKNNCELKLNSYGLESFLHFLQSGKYEELFVNTFKWAYANSNIKNILIQNNLAGDFVKLKDLHERYKKDLAVLNKNAYNNALQACCEKTPNFLGTEKSYLLLKAEAAKSRKFKSVKNIMLEASDAVLQMKRCLMMSPLSVSTYLKDSDVKFDVLIIDEASQIKTENALSSIFRADQYIICGDVEQLPPTNFFEEKVDLDDALEDDNIYDLDAYESILSAAASFLKSISLKWHYRSKYESLIYCSNNSVYNNSLVSFPNVSDKDPFNGLKFIYTKGIYEDKQNVADADATIKKLTQIIDKFGDRKSIGVITLNITMANYLEKQLNNYLKDNDKYKAYFSPKSATKFFIKNIENVQGDERDIILLVIGFGPNAQGKVSHNFGAINQAGGYKRLNVAVSRAKEAMFIISSLKFTDIDTHRVPARGVVFLKDILRNAELGITSGNKKTSASEAFKKEVQDALTSLGYQVHSNVGASDFKLDLAIWDPSQNKYVLGLECDGTTFATSKVAKDRDFLRSNVLEARGWLIYRIWSTDWFKNKDLELEQLNNFIKKHINSLGQVKPRQEMVSDENIIEQAVKTDFRDLFEPLINIKELKRLKLVGEKADYIKNNVDFISLKDLNNIVAKIYTNTKNISRILDGSTFKVVYGYAYKMNSNAKITFKLPFDNDKRDISNLHDEEWRDFLQKAKEFNTEINYDELAKIALELLGYKRISAISVKNVANILKDIDK, encoded by the coding sequence ATGTTTGAAAATATATTAAATAAATTACTTGATACATCCACTAAAAATAATTTAGTTAAACTAAAGCAAGAAAAGTTTCTTGAAATCTTTAAAATAATCAAAAGAAACGAAAACCCCTACCGTATAGTAGCAAAAGATGAAAAACTTAAAGAAAATAAAAACTATATAGTTACTGAAATTTGAAGAGAAGATGAAATAGCTAAGCTACTTAATAAGTTTATTAAGATTAATTCATTATCTATTGAAGAAACAGGTATTAATCTTTTAAATATAACATTTGGAAGCATTAAATGAGTTGATAGAGATAAAAATGAATTAAATTCTCCTTTATTTACATTTAACTGTGATTTGTGAAAAGAAAAAGATGAATATTTACTTGATTTTAATTTCAGTAATATTGAACCTAATTTCACATTAATTTTTAAATTTAAAAATGAATATGGGTTTGATTTATTACCTCGCTTAAAACAAGTTTTAGATTCAATTGATAACCTTGATGAATTGGAAAAAGAAATTCAAAACTTAAATAGTATTGTTGAGTTTTTACCTAAAAGCATAAAGCAAGATGTTTCTTTTGAAGTTAATTCATTTTTAGGAGTATTTACTTATTCAAAAATTTCTATCTATAATGATTTAGAACAAAATAAAAAGAAATTATTTAATTCTCCTTTTTATAAACAATTAAATGGAGAAGCAAGTAATTTTGACTTTGAACTAATTTCAGATAAAGATATTGATGAAAAAATTGATTATTTAGATTACTACCATTGTTTAGATTCAGATGGTTCTCAAGAAAAAGCAATCCAAGCAGCAATTCAAGGACATAGTTTTGTGTTACAAGGTCCTCCAGGAACTGGAAAATCACAAACTATTTCAAACATTATTACAGAATTAATGTCTCGTGGTAAAAAGGTTCTTTTTGTTGCTGAAAAAACTGCAGCTGTTGATGTTGTATACAACACATTATCAGCTAAAGGATTTGATAAATTTATTCTTAGATTACATAGCGATGATAACAATACTCAATTTGCTAAAAAATTATTAAGTGATTATGAGCAAACTAAAGCTTATAATAAAATTAATCAAGAATTTAAAACTGAAATGTCTAAAAACATTTCTGATTATGTAAATTTAATTAATGATTATGAAAATATTCTAGTAGATAGTGAAACAAATAAAATACCTCTTTTTACCTTATTTAATAATTATTTAGAAATCAAACAACATTTACCTATTTCTGAATCATTTAGTTTTCCAAGAAGTTATGATGAAAATGAAGTTAGAGATATTTGCGATATTTTGAAAAACTACCAAAGCTTACTTGGGAACTTTAAAAATATTTCTAATTCAAAATGATTTTTAGCTAACCATAGTTATGAAATTGATTTTAATAACTTAATGAACAATTTAAATACCTTAAAAAATAACTTAAATCAAATTAATTATTTATTAGGTAACTCTGACTTTATTTTTATCAAAAATAATGATTTATTTAAAGAAATTGAAAAGATTAAAAATATTGCTTTCATTTTAACGAAAACAACTTGAAATAAGAAGAATAACTTCAGTTTTAATGATGAAATTAAATATCTTAAAGATACTGCTAAACAATACAATAAAATCTCAAAATCACTAAATGCAAGCAATATTACTCCATCAATTAATGAGAGAAATATTGAGTTTTTAAAACAATGATTAAAAGCAAACTCAAATGGATTTTATAGAGCTTTTTCTAAAAAATATAAAGAACAAAAAGCAATTTTAAAGGAAACTAATTTTAATACTAATGCACCTCTTTTAAACTATAAACAAGCTAAAAAATTCTATAAAAGAAGTTTAAAAGCAACTAAAACATTTAAAAATATTGCAAACATTATTCCTAACTTAAGTTTTGAATTCAATATCGAAGATATTCCTTTAGTAAATAACTTAATTGTAAACTTTGAATCACTTAAAAATCAATTTAATGATTCTGAATTTATCTTTGCAGTTAACTATACCAAAGAAGTAGCTCCTGTAGCTCGTAGTTCATTTGATAATTTCCAAGACTTAGTTGATAGTATCCAAGTTTCTTATCAAGAATTATTTAAAAACTTTAAAGTTGAATTAGAAGCAACAAATTACTTTACTATTATTGATTTTATTAATCAATTAATTAAAGAACAAAACTCTGGATATGTTATTTTAAACAAAAATAATTGTGAATTAAAACTTAACTCATATGGACTTGAAAGTTTCCTTCATTTCTTACAATCAGGTAAATATGAAGAATTATTTGTAAATACATTTAAATGAGCTTATGCAAATAGTAATATTAAAAATATTTTAATCCAAAATAATCTTGCTGGTGATTTTGTTAAATTAAAAGATTTACACGAAAGATACAAAAAAGATCTTGCAGTCTTGAATAAAAATGCCTACAACAATGCTTTACAAGCTTGTTGTGAAAAAACACCTAACTTTTTAGGTACTGAAAAAAGTTATTTACTATTAAAAGCTGAAGCGGCTAAATCAAGAAAATTTAAATCAGTTAAAAACATTATGCTCGAAGCATCAGATGCAGTTTTACAAATGAAACGCTGTCTAATGATGTCTCCACTTTCTGTTTCAACCTATCTTAAAGACTCAGATGTTAAATTTGATGTATTAATTATTGATGAGGCTAGTCAAATTAAAACCGAAAATGCACTTAGTTCAATTTTTAGAGCTGATCAATACATTATTTGTGGTGATGTTGAACAATTACCACCGACAAACTTCTTTGAGGAAAAAGTTGATTTAGACGATGCGCTTGAAGATGATAACATCTATGATTTAGATGCATATGAATCAATTCTTTCGGCTGCTGCTTCATTTTTAAAATCAATTTCATTAAAATGACATTATCGTTCAAAATATGAATCTTTAATTTATTGTTCAAATAATAGCGTTTATAATAATTCACTAGTTTCATTCCCTAATGTAAGCGATAAAGATCCATTTAATGGTCTTAAATTCATTTATACTAAAGGTATTTATGAAGATAAACAAAATGTTGCTGATGCTGATGCAACAATTAAAAAATTAACTCAAATTATTGATAAATTTGGCGATAGAAAAAGTATCGGAGTTATTACTTTAAATATCACTATGGCTAATTATTTAGAAAAACAACTAAACAATTACTTAAAAGATAATGATAAATACAAAGCTTATTTCAGTCCTAAATCAGCAACTAAATTCTTTATTAAAAACATTGAAAATGTGCAAGGTGATGAAAGAGACATAATTCTACTTGTTATTGGTTTTGGACCTAACGCACAAGGTAAAGTTTCACATAACTTTGGAGCAATAAACCAAGCAGGTGGTTATAAACGTCTTAATGTTGCAGTTTCTCGTGCTAAAGAAGCAATGTTTATTATTTCATCATTAAAATTCACAGATATTGATACACATAGAGTTCCTGCACGTGGAGTAGTATTTTTAAAAGATATTTTAAGAAATGCTGAATTAGGAATTACATCTGGAAACAAAAAAACTTCAGCTTCAGAAGCGTTTAAAAAAGAAGTTCAAGATGCATTAACCTCATTAGGATATCAAGTACATAGCAACGTTGGAGCAAGTGATTTTAAACTTGATTTAGCAATTTGAGATCCTAGTCAAAATAAATATGTACTAGGTTTAGAGTGCGACGGAACAACTTTCGCAACTTCTAAAGTTGCTAAAGATCGTGATTTCCTTCGTAGCAATGTACTTGAAGCAAGAGGATGATTAATTTATAGAATTTGATCAACTGATTGATTCAAAAATAAAGATTTAGAACTTGAACAATTAAATAATTTCATTAAAAAACATATTAATTCTTTAGGCCAAGTTAAGCCAAGACAAGAAATGGTTTCAGATGAAAACATCATTGAGCAAGCTGTAAAAACAGACTTTAGAGATTTATTTGAACCATTAATTAATATTAAAGAACTTAAAAGACTAAAACTAGTTGGTGAAAAAGCTGACTACATTAAAAACAATGTTGATTTTATTTCTTTAAAAGATTTAAACAATATTGTTGCAAAAATTTATACTAATACCAAAAATATTTCACGTATTTTGGATGGAAGTACATTTAAAGTTGTCTATGGATATGCTTACAAAATGAACTCAAATGCTAAAATTACCTTTAAATTGCCTTTTGACAATGATAAAAGAGATATTAGTAACTTACATGACGAAGAATGAAGAGACTTCTTACAAAAAGCTAAAGAATTTAATACTGAAATTAATTATGATGAATTAGCTAAAATCGCTTTAGAATTACTTGGATATAAACGTATTAGTGCTATTAGTGTAAAAAATGTCGCTAATATTTTAAAAGATATAGATAAATAG
- a CDS encoding NgoBV family restriction endonuclease: MKTKITAVDLFNELKSIDWEKTKGRIHFELANTKVVLTTLDTVGITLQYWLKQYLIDKNYYFREPIYSQISPDFYLSEANDNDLLEIKAFHFRKTPAFDIANFESYCDEIKTHPFKLYADYLIFGYEMDALGNIWIEDIWLQKIWEIAGKSQKYPLRTQIKRNMIYNIRPNSGFKLYKKPQFESEKEFINAIFETLRLYKSDDFAHKWLLEFKNNYFLHFHKEFNF, from the coding sequence ATGAAAACAAAAATAACTGCAGTCGATTTATTTAATGAACTAAAAAGTATAGATTGAGAAAAAACAAAAGGAAGAATTCATTTTGAATTAGCAAATACAAAAGTAGTCTTAACCACATTAGATACAGTAGGAATCACTCTTCAATATTGATTGAAACAGTATTTAATTGATAAAAATTATTATTTTAGAGAGCCTATTTATTCACAAATATCTCCTGATTTCTATTTATCTGAAGCTAATGATAATGATTTATTAGAAATAAAAGCTTTTCATTTTAGAAAAACACCAGCATTTGATATAGCAAATTTCGAATCATACTGTGACGAAATTAAAACTCATCCTTTTAAACTATATGCTGATTATTTAATTTTCGGATATGAAATGGATGCTTTAGGAAATATATGAATTGAGGATATTTGACTACAAAAAATATGAGAAATCGCAGGTAAATCTCAAAAATATCCTTTAAGAACTCAAATAAAGAGAAATATGATTTACAACATAAGACCTAATTCAGGTTTTAAACTTTACAAAAAACCACAGTTCGAATCAGAAAAAGAATTTATTAATGCAATATTTGAAACATTGAGACTATACAAATCTGATGATTTTGCACACAAATGATTATTAGAATTTAAAAATAATTATTTTTTACACTTCCATAAAGAATTTAATTTTTAA